A region from the Hypomesus transpacificus isolate Combined female chromosome 11, fHypTra1, whole genome shotgun sequence genome encodes:
- the LOC124473578 gene encoding KIF-binding protein has translation MATASSCEWRAICDKFTSAQHLSDVESRKDPENDPFRSKYNARELLKEIHCSLKNFYVEHDNESNANEADHLPTEQPIDGAKDDAFGRGHCGDSPVGIQAAQLGAIEFYLGVNHVETEELSAGEEHLMNCMKLLEKCNMSPDNVSLFIQVRNQLGILWAGRDEIEKAQGYLETAEAMYKRFMKEDGLPPTDITEYFAAEEEKLSQQERTKRFEMVYTHTLYYLAQVYKNLEQFDKAGSYCHCTLQRQLQYNQFSPLEWAINAATLSQYYITKNHYMEGRHCLAAASVIAGLAGEVPSEAAALESEAESERREQLRQKRAEIARCWIKYCLNLLQDAKKPLEDNIGELDVDHQEELRRARQGEEEEKERGRKSAILFDSSDTFDSICGLEEKVSCTFPLDFQEARAVFLVGQSYVNEAKDYFEMDGHVTDHIEILQDHSALFKALAFFEEDLERRCKMHKRRVDLLEPICKELNAQYYLLICRQLQFELAETHYEMMDLKLAVANRQDQLDAHTVKKFNHLCSSSIRYYQMFLDSLRSPEGKVPDRLEDDVLRPALVARFRVARLNSRLISANPTGQLENLNVSLEGYQSVVQYCEDHPEACAAVETELELSQEMVNLLPLKINRIKAKTATN, from the exons ATGGCTACAGCATCTAGTTGTGAGTGGAGAGCTATCTGCGATAAATTTACATCTGCTCAACATCTTTCGGATGTAGAATCTCGAAAAGACCCAGAGAATGATCCCTTTCGTTCAAAGTATAACGCAAGGGAATTACTGAAGGAAATACACTGCTCCTTAAAAAACTTCTATGTCGAACATGACAACGAGAGTAACGCCAATGAAGCCGACCACCTCCCCACAGAACAACCTATTGACGGAGCAAAGGACGATGCTTTTGGGCGAGGCCACTGTGGAGATTCCCCTGTTGGGATTCAAGCAGCTCAACTCGGGGCAATAGAGTTTTATTTGGGGGTAAACCATGTAGAAACAGAGGAGTTGTCTGCCGGAGAGGAACATCTGATGAACTGCATGAAATTGCTGGAGAAGTGCAATATGTCACCAGACAACGTGTCGCTGTTCATCCAAGTCAGG AATCAACTGGGAATTCTGTGGGCTGGCCGAGATGAAATCGAGAAAGCCCAAGGGTATCTAGAGACGGCTGAAGCCATGTACAAACGTTTCATGAAAGAG GATGGATTGCCTCCAACAGACATTACTGAGTACTttgcagcagaggaggagaagttgTCACAGCAAGAAAGAACCAAACG GTTTGAGatggtttacacacacactctgtactACCTGGCCCAGGTATATAAGAACCTTGAGCAGTTTGATAAGGCAGGCTCCTACTGCCATTGCACTCTGCAGAGACAGTTGCAGTACAACCAGTTCTCTCCTCTGGAATGGGCCATCAACGCTGCCACCCTATCACAGTACTACATCACCAAG AATCACTACATGGAGGGCAGACACTGCCTGGCAGCAGCCAGTGTCATTGCAGGTTTGGCTGGAGAAGTCCCTTCCGAGGCTGCTGCTCTGGAAA GTGAAGCAGAGAGTGAGCGACGAGAGCAGCTGAGACAAAAGAGGGCTGAGATTGCTAGGTGTTGGATCAAATACTGCCTTAACTTGCTACAAGATGCCAAAAAGCCTTTAGAG GACAACATTGGCGAGCTGGATGTGGATCAtcaggaggagctgaggagggccaggcagggagaagaggaggagaaggagagggggaggaagagtgcCATCCTCTTTGACTCCAGTGACACCTTCGACTCCATCTGCGGCCTGGAAGAAAAGGTCAGCTGCACCTTTCCTCTGGACTTCCAGGAGGCCCGAGCCGTGTTCCTGGTTGGCCAGAGCTACGTGAACGAGGCCAAGGACTACTTTGAGATGGATGGCCACGTGACGGACCACATCGAGATCCTGCAGGACCACAGCGCCCTGTTCAAGGCCCTGGCTTTCTTTGAGGAGGACCTAGAGCGGCGCTGTAAGATGCACAAGCGTCGAGTGGACCTGCTGGAGCCCATCTGCAAGGAGTTGAATGCCCAGTATTACCTGCTCATCTGCCGCCAGCTGCAGTTTGAGCTGGCTGAGACCCACTATGAAATGATGGACCTGAAGCTGGCCGTGGCCAACCGCCAGGACCAGCTGGATGCTCACACCGTCAAAAAGTTTAACCATCTCTGTTCCTCTTCGATCAG GTACTACCAGATGTTCCTGGACTCCCTCCGTAGCCCTGAGGGAAAGGTTCCTGATCGCCTGGAAGATGATGTCCTGCGGCCAGCTCTGGTTGCCAGGTTCAGGGTGGCACGCCTTAATAGCCGTTTGATAAGTGCGAACCCTACCGGCCAGCTGGAGAACCTGAATGTCTCCCTGGAGGGCTACCAGTCGGTGGTGCAGTACTGTGAGGACCACCCCGAGGCATGTGCTGCTGTGGAGACAGAGCTGGAGCTCAGTCAAGAGATGGTCAACCTGCTACCGCTCAAAATCAATAGGATTAAAGCCAAGACGGCAACTaactaa